One Phoenix dactylifera cultivar Barhee BC4 chromosome 14, palm_55x_up_171113_PBpolish2nd_filt_p, whole genome shotgun sequence DNA window includes the following coding sequences:
- the LOC120113140 gene encoding NAC domain-containing protein 96-like has product MANRDFEWFFFTSTPRKHPGASETSRASRRAGLGRWKATKGVKNVVDSKNNTIGSKKSFCYMEQNSDGGENKSIWLMEEFSMQNLRRRGSAGEMRDTNELDDWVISKIYLTPKARKAHADLKQFASATLEPAFKRRRIELEYMMVPPGFIFQPTDEELLDFFLKEKLLHQPLPCDIIKEADVYGNHPSNLTAQMAMANGNSEWFFFTWTTRKHPDAEASTRASRVAGQGRWKSTQSVKLVLNSEGQVIGSKQNFSYMERTPLGKEEKSIWLMEEYSIQNLRRRCGDAAMTMDRNKLDDWVVCKIYLRPSARKELCGTELPTMESRELEVQEIWYQPFVLPIQQITEGFDQEVEFCSYKSHDSSLQYPSPDELQENFESLPAEKILQQFADAPDTNSDILQLPTLDELEKIFEPPLAHEILQ; this is encoded by the exons ATGGCAAACAGGGACTTCGAGTGGTTCTTCTTCACTTCTACCCCTCGGAAGCATCCAGGCGCAAGCGAAACCAGCCGTGCATCTCGGCGCGCAGGCCTGGGACGATGGAAGGCCACGAAAGGTGTCAAGAACGTGGTGGATTCCAAGAATAACACCATTGGGTCGAAGAAGAGTTTCTGTTACATGGAACAGAACTCGGACGGTGGCGAGAACAAAAGTATCTGGTTGATGGAGGAGTTCTCTATGCAGAACCTTAGAAGGAGAGGTAGTGCTGGTGAGATGAGGGACACAAATGAG TTGGATGACTGGGTCATCAGCAAGATTTACTTGACTCCAAAAGCTCGCAAGGCTCACGCTGATTTGAAACAATTTGCTAGTGCTACATTGGAACCCGCTTTCAAAAGAAGAAGGATAGAG CTAGAATACATGATGGTGCCACCTGGATTTATTTTCCAGCCAACGGATGAGGAGCTCTTGGATTTCTTCCTCAAGGAGAAGCTCCTCCATCAACCACTTCCATGCGACATAATCAAAGAAGCCGATGTCTATGGAAACCACCCCAGCAACCTTACTG CTCAAATGGCCATGGCAAATGGAAACTCGGAGTGGTTCTTCTTCACCTGGACCACTCGAAAGCATCCAGACGCAGAAGCCAGCACGAGGGCATCTCGAGTTGCAGGCCAAGGTCGATGGAAATCTACCCAATCGGTGAAGCTAGTGCTCAACAGCGAGGGCCAGGTCATTGGCTCCAAGCAAAACTTTAGCTATATGGAACGAACCCCCTTGGGCAAGGAGGAAAAGAGCATCTGGTTGATGGAAGAGTACTCCATCCAGAACCTTAGAAGAAGATGTGGTGATGCAGCTATGACGATGGACCGAAACAAG CTGGATGACTGGGTTGTTTGCAAGATTTATCTGAGGCCGAGTGCTCGCAAAGAATTGTGTGGTACAGAACTTCCTACAATGGAAAGCAGAGAGCTGGAGGTGCAAGAAATATGGTATCAACCTTTTGTATTACCAATTCAGCAGATCACTGAAGGATTTGACCAAGAGGTGGAGTTTTGTTCTTATAAGTCGCACGATAGCTCACTACAGTATCCATCTCCTGATGAACTACAAGAGAATTTTGAATCACTGCCAGCTGAAAAGATCCTCCAACAATTCGCTGATGCACCTGATACAAACTCTGATATTCTGCAATTGCCGACTCTTGATGAGCTAGAAAAGATTTTTGAACCACCACTAGCTCATGAGATTCTCCAATAA